The Stenotrophomonas sp. ASS1 genome segment ATGGTAACAATGGCCTTGGGCGCAGGGAGCGGATCCTTGTAGACATGATCTGAGAGGGCTGCATTTGCTCCAGGATTCATTGGGCTGTTCCTTCAGTCCGTGTGGAGATTTCGATTGGGAAGTAATCCTTTCGCTTATCTTGAGGCATCTTCTCGTACCAAGTCGAAGGCTCGGTAGGCGTCCACTCTGGCGATCCCCCTGAAGTCATGGGGCGTAAGGCGCGATGTACGTAGGTAGTAGCGAGTTTCTCGGTTTCAAGCTTTGTGAATGAAGTCCATGCGGTTGCTTGGATAGGGCGATCATCGATGATGAAGGCGAATGAAGCTTCCACGAGCACGGGTGTCCAAGTGCACGGGCCGCGACCGTAATAGTCGGCAACTTCCATGCCATCGTTGAATACAACACTGCTGAATTCAGTGGCACTGAGGCGCTGTGCCTGAAGCTCAACCTTGTGCTGGTTCGGCTCGTACTGCACCCCCTCCCAATTGTTGACCGGAGGGAGACAGAGTGGGTCTATCTCATACGTGACGAAGACCGAAGGAACGGGGACATCCACGGGTGCATCATGGACCCGAATCACAATCGGCAGCGCATCCTTTGGCGCCGGATTCTCGCGATAGACCGGGTATGAGCGTTCCTTGTTGCAGCCCGGAACGGCCATTGTGATCGAGGCGATCAACCAAACGTGAGCAAGGGTCGGGAGAACTTTCAGCATGAGCGGTCCATGTCGCTGCAGGATTTTCCTTGATCCCTGGAACATGCGGTCTCATCACGAACGACGGCGCCCCATCCGGGCAAATGCGACAGGTTGCGCAGTGGGTATTGCCCGTTACCCGGACATCCCTCCCTGCGTACCCGAGCAGCGCGGCCTTGCGGGGTAACGTTCATCGGCGTTCCATTGCTGTGCGATACCTGACTATACGACCCGCTCCAGCCGCGCTCCAAGTCGGTGTCCTGCGGGCCTCCCGTTTGGCGCGCATGGCTTGCGGCAGGGTCCAGCCTCGAGCAGCGCCGTTGAAACATCAATGGTCGAAGGTGCTGCCGGCGGATCGGCAATTGCGCCTGACGTCTCTTGGAGGTGTCCAGCAGGGTGCAGAGCCGAGCGTGGGCTCGGCTCTACAGAGGCCTGTCAGCCGCGGGCGAGGGCCAGCAACCGCTCGGCAATCCGCTCCAGCGGCACCTGCTCTTCGGCAGCGCCGAGCTTGAAGGCGGCACCGGGCATGCCCCAGACCACACTGGTGGCCTCGTCCTGCACCAGCGTCGGGGCGCCGGCCTCGCGCATCTCCAGCAGGCCACGGGCGCCGTCATCGCCCATGCCGGTGAGAATGGCGCCGATGGCGTTGCCGCCGGCGTTCTGCGCGACCGAGCGGAACAGCACGTCCACCGCGGGCTTGTGCCGGTTCACTGCCGGGCCGTCGTCGACCCGGCAGCGCCAGCGTGCACCGTCGCGGATGATGCGCAGGTGCTTGCCACCCGGTGGCAGGTAGGCGTGGCCGGGCAGCACTGCTTCGCCGTCGCTGGCCTCACGCACTGCCATGGCGGAATGGCGATCCAGTCGTTCGGCGAAGGCCGTGCTGAAGCTGGCCGGCAGATGCTGGGTCATCACCACGGCCGGGCCGTCGGCGGGCATGCCTTCCAGCACTACACGCAGGGCCTCGGTGCCACCGGCCGACGAGCCGATCGCGATCAGGCGGTCGGTGGTACGGAACTGCGGCGCGGCGGGGCGCATCGCCGGGGCGGCGTCCAGTGTCAGTTTGGGCAGGGCGGCACGCACCAGCGGGCGCACACGCGAGCGCGCCGCCATCTTCACCTTGGCGATGATCTCGTCGGCGTAGGCCTGCAGGCCGCGCGCCACGTCCAGTTTCGGCTTGGAGACGAAGTCCACCGCGCCCAGCGCCAGTGCCTGCAGGGTGGTGTCGGCGCCGCGTTCGGTCAGCGAGGAGATCATCACCACCGGCAGCGGGTGCAGGCGCATCAAGTTTTCCAGGAACGCCAGGCCGTCCATGCGCGGCATTTCCACGTCCAGCGTGATCACGTCCGGAGCCAGGCGCTTGATCTTCTCGCGCGCCAGCAGCGGGTCGGCGGCGGTGCCGACTACGTCGATGGACGGATCGCTGGACAGGATTTCCGTGAGCATCTGGCGCACGACGGCGGAGTCGTCGACGATCAGGACCCGGCAGGGGGCGTTGCCGGTCAGGGTCATTCGAACAGCTCCACGCCACCGGTGACCGGGGCCTTGGACAGGCGTGCACGCACGGCCGATTCGGTCGCGGCCACTTCGGCTTCATGGGCATGCGGCAGGCGCTGCACCACCACGCGGCCGGTATCGGCGAAGAACCAGATCTTGCGCGGATGGATGCCGCACAGATCCTCGGCAATGATCGGAATGTGCTCGGCCTGCAGGTACTGGCGCACGAACTCGGCGTTGCGGGTGCCGACCGGGTTGCTGGTGAAACCCTTCAGCACGTTGGCACCACCGAACACCTTGGCTTCGATGCGCTTGCGGTGTGCGCCGCGCTTGAGCATGTCGTTGATCAGCAGTTCCATCGCGTAGCTGCCATAGCGCGCAGGTGCGCCGTCGCCGGCATTGCCCTCGGGCAGCAGGAAATGGTTCATGCCGCCGATCTTCAGCACCGGGTCGCGCAGGCAGGCGGCCACGCAGGAACCCAGTGTGGTGGTCAGTGCGGTGGTGTCGTCGACCACCAGGTACTGGGTCGGCAGCAGCTTGGCTGCAATGGTCTTGAAGCGCGCGTCCTGGTAACGCATCACATCATCGGTGCGCAGCGATGCGTTCATGCGCCGGCCTTTGCCGCACGGCGGTACAGAGTGCGCCCGCAGGGCTGGATCAGGTCGGCGGCGTGCAGGTAGTTCTCCGAGTGGCCGGTGTAGAGCAGGCCATCGTCGGACAGGTGCTGTACCAGCCGGCCGAGGATCGCGCGCTGGGTCGGCTTGTCGAAGTAGATCATCACGTTGCGGCAGAACAGTGCGTCGAACGGGCCGCCGACGTCGTAGCGCGGGGCAAGCAGGTTCAATGGGCGGAACTCGATCAGCTCGCGCAGCGCCGGCAGCACGCGGCACTGGCCCTCGTTGGGGCCGCTGCCGCGCTGGAAGTAGCGGCGGCGCAGATCCGGATCGAGGCTGGTGACGCGGTCGATGTTGTAGACGCCACGGCCGGCGGTGGCCAGCACCTGGGTATCGACGTCGGTGGCGATGATGCGTACCGGTGGCTTCAGGGTGCCGAAGGCTTCGCAGGCGGTGATCGCCATCGAGTAAGGCTCTTCGCCGGTGGAGGCGGCGCACGACCACAGCAGCAACGGTGTGCGGCTGGAGCGCTGCTGCAGCTCCTCGCGCAGCTTGTCGAAGTGGTGCGGCTCGCGGAAGAACGAGGTCAGGTTGGTGGTCAGCGCGTTGGTGAACGCCTGCCACTCGTCACCGTCTTCCTGCTCCAGATGGTCCAGATACTGCTGGAAGCTGCGCATGCCCAGCGTGCGCAGGCGGCGCGACAGGCGGCCATAGACCATATCGCGCTTTGCCGGGGCAAGGGCAATGCCCACGCGCTGGTAGATCAAGTCGCAGACGCGGCGGAAATCACGGTCGGCGAACTCGAATTCGCGCGGGCCGGTGACGATGGGAGTAGGACTTTGCACGGGGGACGTGTCCATCGGCAGAGGCGGCGGCCGAAGCCGCCGCGGGTGGGTCTCAGAATTCCTGCCAGTCGCTGTCGCTGGCGGCGAAGGTGCTGGCGTTGCTGCTGCGACGTACCGGCGTGGGCGTGCTGGTCGGCTGCGGACGTGCCACGGTGGTGATGCGCGCCGGTTCCACGCGTTCGGCGACAGCCTTCACTGCGGCGGAGACCTGGTTGTCGAGGCGGAAGATCGCCACGGCGTCGGCCAGCTGCGCGGCCTGGTCTTCCATCGCACGTGCGGCGGCGGTGGCTTCTTCCACCAGTGCAGCATTCTGCTGGGTGGTCTCGTCCATCTGCACCACGGTCTGGTTGACCTGCTCGATGCCGGCCGACTGTTCCTGCGAGGCGGCGGAGATCTCGGCCATGATGTCGGTCACGCGCTGCACCGAGGCGACGATCTCGCCCATGGTGCTGCCGGCCTGGTGCACCAGGCTGGAGCCTTCGGCGACCTTGCCGACCGAATCATCGATCAGGCCCTTGATCTCCTTGGCCGCGGCGGCCGAGCGCTGGGCGAGGGTACGCACTTCGCTGGCGACCACGGCGAAGCCACGGCCCTGTTCGCCGGCACGTGCGGCTTCCACTGCGGCGTTCAGCGCCAGGATGTTGGTCTGGAAGGCGATGCCGTCGATGACCGAGATGATCTCGGCGATCTTCTTCGACGAGGCTTCGATGGCCGACATGGTGTTGACCACCTGGCCGACCACGCTGCCGCCTTGAGAAGCAACACCCTGCGCGCCGATCGCCAGCTGATTGGCCTGGCGGGCGTGCTCGGCGTTCTGGCGCACGGTGGAGGTCAGTTCCTCCATCGACGCGGCGGTTTCTTCCAGATTGGCGGCCTGCTGCTCGGTACGGCGCGATAGATCGCTGTTGCCCGACGCGATCTCGCCAGCGGCGAGGGTGATGCTGGACGCGCTGGCCTGGATCTGGCCGACGATCTGGGTCAGCTGGGTGACGGTGGTGTTGGCGTCGTCCCGCATGCGTGCGAACACGCCCTGGTAGTCGCCGTGCATGCGCGCGGTCAGGTCGCCTTCGG includes the following:
- the cheD gene encoding chemoreceptor glutamine deamidase CheD, yielding MNASLRTDDVMRYQDARFKTIAAKLLPTQYLVVDDTTALTTTLGSCVAACLRDPVLKIGGMNHFLLPEGNAGDGAPARYGSYAMELLINDMLKRGAHRKRIEAKVFGGANVLKGFTSNPVGTRNAEFVRQYLQAEHIPIIAEDLCGIHPRKIWFFADTGRVVVQRLPHAHEAEVAATESAVRARLSKAPVTGGVELFE
- a CDS encoding chemotaxis response regulator protein-glutamate methylesterase encodes the protein MTLTGNAPCRVLIVDDSAVVRQMLTEILSSDPSIDVVGTAADPLLAREKIKRLAPDVITLDVEMPRMDGLAFLENLMRLHPLPVVMISSLTERGADTTLQALALGAVDFVSKPKLDVARGLQAYADEIIAKVKMAARSRVRPLVRAALPKLTLDAAPAMRPAAPQFRTTDRLIAIGSSAGGTEALRVVLEGMPADGPAVVMTQHLPASFSTAFAERLDRHSAMAVREASDGEAVLPGHAYLPPGGKHLRIIRDGARWRCRVDDGPAVNRHKPAVDVLFRSVAQNAGGNAIGAILTGMGDDGARGLLEMREAGAPTLVQDEATSVVWGMPGAAFKLGAAEEQVPLERIAERLLALARG
- a CDS encoding CheR family methyltransferase, coding for MDTSPVQSPTPIVTGPREFEFADRDFRRVCDLIYQRVGIALAPAKRDMVYGRLSRRLRTLGMRSFQQYLDHLEQEDGDEWQAFTNALTTNLTSFFREPHHFDKLREELQQRSSRTPLLLWSCAASTGEEPYSMAITACEAFGTLKPPVRIIATDVDTQVLATAGRGVYNIDRVTSLDPDLRRRYFQRGSGPNEGQCRVLPALRELIEFRPLNLLAPRYDVGGPFDALFCRNVMIYFDKPTQRAILGRLVQHLSDDGLLYTGHSENYLHAADLIQPCGRTLYRRAAKAGA